In Paenibacillus sonchi, the genomic stretch TCCGGTTAGCGCATTTGCCGCTGACGGCCCGACAGCACCGGATTTGCAAATCGGATTGGATACGGCGTTTACGTTCCTGGCCTTCATTCTGGTATTCTTTATGCAAGCGGGATTTGCAATGCTTGAAGCCGGTTCGGTACGGATGAAGAACGCAGGCCACGTTGCAGGTAAGACTGTACTGACGCTGGCAATCGCGAGCTTATGCTTCTGGGCTATCGGCTTCGGGCTCGGATTCGGCAACGGCAATGGATTCTTCGGAACTACAGGCTTCCTGTACGGCGGAGATACTCAAGCTGCTTCGTTCGATTCCCTGGCATTCTCCGATGTCACTCTAAATGTTAAATTCCTCTTCCAGATGGCATTTGCAGCAGTTTCCCTGGCCATCGTATCCGGTGGTATGGCAGAACGTGCTAAACTAAGCGTATATATCGTATTCGGTATTTTGTTCTCGGTCGTGATTTATCCGGTTGTTGCTCACTGGGTATGGGGCGGCGGCTGGCTGGCAGAGCTGGGCATGCAGGACTATGCAGGTTCCACCGTTGTCCATCTTACAGGTGCTACGGCGGCGGTTGTTGCAACTATCTTGCTTAAGCCCCGTCTTGGTAAATTCAATAAAGAAGGCAAACCTGTTATCATTCCAGGCCATAACCAAGTGTTCACTGTTCTCGGGGTAATCATTCTGTGGTTTGGCTGGTTCGGATTCAACCCCGGCAGCGCATTGTCCCCTATGGGCGGATTCTTCGGCCATGTGGCGTTGACAACTAATATTGCTGCAGCAGCAGGCGGTCTGGCTGCGCTCATCGCTTCCTGGCTGTACTTTGGCAAGTCGGATATTCCGGCTATGCTGAACGGCGTGCTGGCTGCATTGGTTGCCATCACTGGGGCTTGCGCATATGTAGAGCCTTGGGCTGCTATTCTGATTGGCTTTGTCGCCGGCGCATTCACATTCATGACTTCGCAGTGGCTGGAACGTGCAGGACTTGACGATCCGATTTATGCTTTCTCCGTACATGGTATTGCAGGGATGTGGGGTGCGGTTTCCACAGGTTTGTTCGCAGCACCTGATCTGATCTCTAAAGGTGCACTTGTCGGAGATGCCGGATTGTTCTACGGCGGAGGATTCCACCAATTGGGTGTTCAGATTCTCGGGGTCGCAGGTACCTTCGTATTCGTAGCTGTAATGTCCTTCATCATCCTCTATGTCATGAAGCTGGTTATCGGTCTCCGGGTTACAGAGGAAGAAGAATTGATGGGTCTGGACATCAGTGAGCATGGGACTTACGGCTATCCGGAACAAATGAAACTGATTGCAGAATCGGAATCCAAGACCCTTAAACACTAATAACTTCACTTGTTGGGAGGCGGACCGAGTGGCTTCGATGGAGAGGGCAGATTGGAATGAAGATAATAGATATTTGTCCATCGCAACGGCCGGTTCGCCGCAGGAGCTTAAGGCAAAGCGTATCGCTTGTCAAACAGTACTGCTGGAGCAGTTAAACGTTATTCCGGTTGAGGAATGGCTGTCCCGGGTCAATGCGATGCATGACCGGATTGCCGGGGCGGCGGTCAGCATATGTGAGGCGCAGATGAAAGAGGCGGGCTACGGCCCGCCTCCCTGCGCCTATTCCTTTATTGTGTTCGGCAGTGCCGGCAGACAGGAAGCCACCCTATGGAGTGATCAGGATAACGGCCTAATTGTTGAAGGGGAACCGGATGGTGTTAAAAAAGTTTATTTTGAAGCCTTTGGTGTGATGCTGTCCAATGTGCTTGAACAAGCAGGCTATGAGAAATGCGACGGTAAAGTGATGTGCTCTGAACCCTTATGGCGCAAAACGCTGCCCGAATGGAAGCGGCAGCTCGAAGGCTGGATGAGCCAGTTGGAATGGGAACCGATCCGCTATCTCATTATTGCCTCCGATATGCGCCATGTTGCAGGAAAAACAGCGTTGTCTGCGGAGTGGAGGGAAGCTTTGCATGCGGGCTTCGTAAATAATGAGAAGCTGTCTACAGCGGTACTCCGCAATACGGTCCGCCACAAAGCCACGCTTAATCTGCTCGGCCAGGTGCTTACGGAGCGTTTTGGCGATTATGCGGGAGGCTTTGACGTTAAATACGGTGTCTATATTCCTTTGGTTAATATCGTCAGACATTTGGCGCTGCTGCACGGTGTACGGGACAGCTCAACGCTGAAGAGGCTGGAGCAGCTGGCTAAGCTCGGAAAGTATGAGCATCTGGATGATATCAGGCGTGCTTTTTTAACGGCGTTGCGTATGCGTGTC encodes the following:
- a CDS encoding ammonium transporter, producing the protein MITLMVYPVSAFAADGPTAPDLQIGLDTAFTFLAFILVFFMQAGFAMLEAGSVRMKNAGHVAGKTVLTLAIASLCFWAIGFGLGFGNGNGFFGTTGFLYGGDTQAASFDSLAFSDVTLNVKFLFQMAFAAVSLAIVSGGMAERAKLSVYIVFGILFSVVIYPVVAHWVWGGGWLAELGMQDYAGSTVVHLTGATAAVVATILLKPRLGKFNKEGKPVIIPGHNQVFTVLGVIILWFGWFGFNPGSALSPMGGFFGHVALTTNIAAAAGGLAALIASWLYFGKSDIPAMLNGVLAALVAITGACAYVEPWAAILIGFVAGAFTFMTSQWLERAGLDDPIYAFSVHGIAGMWGAVSTGLFAAPDLISKGALVGDAGLFYGGGFHQLGVQILGVAGTFVFVAVMSFIILYVMKLVIGLRVTEEEELMGLDISEHGTYGYPEQMKLIAESESKTLKH
- a CDS encoding DUF294 nucleotidyltransferase-like domain-containing protein, with amino-acid sequence MERADWNEDNRYLSIATAGSPQELKAKRIACQTVLLEQLNVIPVEEWLSRVNAMHDRIAGAAVSICEAQMKEAGYGPPPCAYSFIVFGSAGRQEATLWSDQDNGLIVEGEPDGVKKVYFEAFGVMLSNVLEQAGYEKCDGKVMCSEPLWRKTLPEWKRQLEGWMSQLEWEPIRYLIIASDMRHVAGKTALSAEWREALHAGFVNNEKLSTAVLRNTVRHKATLNLLGQVLTERFGDYAGGFDVKYGVYIPLVNIVRHLALLHGVRDSSTLKRLEQLAKLGKYEHLDDIRRAFLTALRMRVNTPYAVQDGLLSSSDYIAESDLKNKQLLSELRDSLLLVRRLHKALQRQLRSAERRQS